Proteins found in one Brachypodium distachyon strain Bd21 chromosome 5, Brachypodium_distachyon_v3.0, whole genome shotgun sequence genomic segment:
- the LOC104585233 gene encoding uncharacterized protein LOC104585233 gives MSDSLVRVSRRVGWGARSRCSAVPRGTRLAARGYRPCQRRPPGAPKDPGLGPPARPTTVHAPSRAADQQKPFRIRPGRIAGPHPLPSRQFQALFDSLFKVLFIFPSRYLFAIGLSPVFSLGRSLPPDLGCIPKQPDSLTAPRGATGSGPDGALTLPGAPFQGTWARSVAEDASPDYNSDGTAARFSSWAAPGSLAVTRGILVSFFSSAYLYA, from the coding sequence ATGTCAGACTCCTTGGTCCGTGTTTCAAGACGGGTCGGATGGGGAGCCCGCAGCCGTTGCAGCGCAGTGCCCCGAGGGACACGCCTTGCGGCGCGCGGGTACCGGCCGTGCCAACGACGGCCACCGGGGGCACCTAAGGACCCCGGGCTTGGGCCGCCAGCACGGCCGACAACAGTCCACGCCCCGAGCCGAGCGGCGGACCAGCAAAAGCCGTTCCGCATACGGCCAGGACGCATCGCCGGCCCCCATCCGCTTCCCTCCCGGCAATTTCAAGCACTCTTTGACTCTCTTTTCAAAGTCCTTTTCATCTTTCCCTCGCGGTACTTGTTCGCTATCGGTCTCTCGCCTGTATTTAGCCTTGGACGGAGTCTACCGCCCGATTTGGGCTGCATTCCCAAACAACCCGACTCGTTGACGGCGCCTCGTGGGGCGACAGGGTCCGGGCCGGACGGGGCTCTCACCCTCCCAGGCGCCCCTTTCCAGGGGACTTGGGCCCGGTCCGTCGCTGAGGACGCCTCTCCAGACTACAATTCGGACGGCACGGCCGCCCGATTCTCAAGCTGGGCTGCTCCCGGTTCGCTCGCCGTTACTAGGGGAATCCTTGTaagtttcttctcctccgcttATTTATATGCTTAA